A single region of the Musa acuminata AAA Group cultivar baxijiao chromosome BXJ1-11, Cavendish_Baxijiao_AAA, whole genome shotgun sequence genome encodes:
- the LOC135596619 gene encoding metal transporter Nramp5-like, whose amino-acid sequence MSSFQLSEESPGREIRRDGTHGRGSKRVVAGDEEGDNGEDRDDKSCSQDEPQDQKPGWKKFLAHVGPGFLVSLAYLDPGNLETDLQAGAKHRYELLWVVLIGLAFALIIQSLAANLGVATGKHLAELCKAEYPKYVNYCLWVMAEVAVIAADIPEVIGTAFALNILFRIPVSAGVLITGLSTLLLLGLQRYGVRKLELLISMLVFVMAACYFGELSYVNPPATQVMKGLFVPRLGGDGATSDAVALLGSLVMPHNLFLHSALVLSRKTPPSAEGINDACRYFLLESGFALSVALLINVAVVSVSGTVCAGRSLPPEDSETCSNLTLNSASFLLKNLLGKSSSIVYGIALLASGQSSTISGTYAGQYIMQGFLDVKMRMWLQNLMTRCIAIGPSLVVSIIGGPAGAGRLIIITSMILSFELPFALIPLLKFSSSGPKMRPHKNFIYIIVISWILGFGVIGINVYFLSTSLVEWITSSSLPKPATALVGVIVFPFMAVYILAVIYLTFRKDTAVTFVDKSDSSLKEMEDGVHRSDGDKGGDVVPFRGDLNNISPPE is encoded by the exons ATGAGTTCCTTCCAGCTGAGTGAAGAGTCACCAGGGAGGGAGATCAGAAGAGATGGTACTCATGGGCGAGGGAGCAAGAGAGTTGTTGCAGGTGATGAAGAGGGGGACAATGGTGAGGACAGAGATGACAAGTCGTGTAGTCAGGATGAACCCCAGGACCAG AAGCCTGGGTGGAAAAAGTTCCTGGCTCATGTTGGTCCCGGATTCCTTGTGTCCTTGGCTTACCTTGATCCTGGGAATT TGGAGACGGACCTACAAGCCGGAGCTAAACACAGATACGAG CTCTTATGGGTCGTACTGATCGGTCTGGCATTCGCGTTGATCATACAGTCACTAGCAGCAAATCTCGGGGTGGCTACAG GGAAGCACCTGGCGGAGCTGTGCAAAGCTGAGTACCCAAAGTATGTCAACTACTGTCTCTGGGTGATGGCGGAGGTGGCTGTGATTGCTGCTGACATCCCTGAAG TGATAGGAACAGCCTTCGCTCTCAACATCTTGTTTCGCATCCCAGTGTCGGCAGGTGTCCTCATCACAGGGCTAAGCACTCTCCTGCTTCTTGGGCTTCAGAGATATGGG GTTCGGAAACTTGAACTGTTGATATCCATGCTGGTGTTCGTCATGGCTGCCTGCTACTTCGGAGAGTTGAGCTACGTGAACCCCCCCGCGACCCAGGTGATGAAGGGGCTCTTTGTGCCCAGGCTTGGCGGCGATGGTGCCACCAGCGACGCCGTCGCTCTCCTCGGCTCCCTAGTCATGCC GCACAATTTGTTCTTGCATTCAGCTCTGGTGCTGTCGAGAAAGACTCCACCTTCCGCCGAAGGAATCAAC GACGCCTGCAGGTACTTCCTCTTGGAGAGCGGCTTCGCGTTGTCGGTTGCGCTGCTCATCAACGTCGCCGTTGTCTCCGTCTCTGGAACCGTATGCGCTGGTCGTAGCCTTCCACCTGAGGATTCTGAAACATGCAGCAATCTAACCCTCAACTCAGCCTCCTTCTTGCTCAAG AACCTCCTGGGCAAATCGAGCTCCATCGTCTACGGCATCGCATTGCTGGCCTCTGGACAAAGCTCCACTATATCAGGCACATACGCCGGTCAATACATCATGCAG GGATTCTTGGACGTAAAGATGAGGATGTGGCTTCAGAACCTCATGACACGATGCATTGCTATCGGCCCCAGTCTCGTCGTCTCCATCATTGGCGGCCCTGCCGGAGCTGGAAGACtcataatcataacatca ATGATCCTATCTTTCGAGCTGCCCTTTGCCCTCATCCCTCTTCTCAAGTTCAGCAGCAGCGGCCCAAAGATGAGGCCTCACAAAAACTTCATCTAC aTCATAGTCATCTCGTGGATCCTTGGCTTCGGTGTCATAGGAATCAACGTCTACTTCCTCAGCACCAGCCTCGTGGAATGGATCACCAGTAGCAGTCTCCCAAAGCCTGCCACAGCTCTCGTCGGTGTCATCGTCTTCCCCTTCATGGCTGTCTACATCCTTGCTGTTATCTACTTGACCTTCAGGAAGGATACAGCAGTGACATTCGTTGATAAATCTGATTCGTCGCTGAAGGAAATGGAGGATGGTGTGCATCGTTCTGATGGTGACAAAGGAGGTGACGTTGTGCCGTTTAGAGGCGACCTCAACAACATCTCTCCTCCTGAGTAA